GCCGATCGGTGCCAAGCCGCTGGGCCGCGATGACATCTACGCCCGCCAGGTGATCGATACCCGCGCCTTTCCCTATCGCCCTTTCCTGAGCCTGACCGACGCCGAACGCGCCGACGCCCTGACTTCCCGGGTGGGCATCAGTTGGAACGAGGCGCGCGCCGTGAACTCGCCGGAGAACATCCCGACCGGCTTCCCGGGCATCCTGCTGTATGCACCGAATCCGATCCAGGGCGGCTCCACACTCTCGCATCTGTCGGATGGCTATCTTGGGCAATTGATGACGCCGTCGCTGAGTCTGAGTCAGGGCACGCGCCAGCTGGGGCTGGCGGTGCCGATGCTGTATGCCATGGGCTGGGCGCCTGAGCCTGCCGCCGTGCCGGTCAATCCGGCACCTTACGCCGGGCTCTGGTACGACCGCGATCGCGATGGCCATGGCGTGGATTTCCAGCGCATCTACACCGATGCCGCCGGTTTCGACATCTATTCGCTGATCTTCTACAGCTTCGACAGTGACGGCCGGCCCGAGTGGTACATCGCCATCGGCCCGCTGGTGGATGGCGTATTCGCTGCATCGCTGGATCCGGCCGGCAACAGTCTGGTGCGCTATCGCTATGTGGGCGGCGCCACCCCGCAGCAGGCAGTCCCCAGCCAGAGCGGGAAGGTGGTGCTGGATTTCAACAAGGCCGAATCCTCTCCGGCCTGCAATGACGGCACTGCCCGGCCAGGCGTCGGCCTGCTCGGAATGTTCCGCTATACCCTGGGCGGCGCCACCGGCAGCTGGTGCATGGAGGAGCTGATCCCCGCAGCCGCACGTCCGGCGGGTGATCTGACGGGTACCTGGTACGCCGGCAGCAACGATGCCGGCTGGGGCTCCAGTGTGGCCAATGCCGCCATCGACGCCTCCCAGCGCCTGCTGTTCTCCACGCTGTACTACCCCGACAGCACCGGCGCCGGGCGCTGGGCCTTCGTCAGCAGCAGCAACTACCAACCCGGGCAGTCCCTGCCGGTGATCGAACGTCGCGGCTATTGCCGCAGTTGCCCGGTCAGCCTCACCGACACCCAGATCGGCACACTGACGCCGACGCTCACCCAGGCCACCCAGGGCCAGGCCGGCAGCAATCGCCTGAGCTTTGACGTGAGCTATGGCGGCCCGGAAGGCGGCCGATTCACCCGCGACGTGCCCTACGAGCTGCTCAGTGTTCCGCAGTAGGGGCCGGTTGTCGGTTGTCGGTTGTCGGTTGTCGATTGTCGGTTGTCGGTTGTCGGTTGTCGGTTGTCGGTTGTCGGTTGTCGGGATTCATGATGAAGCGTCATTGCGAACCACCTGTATCGGTCTGAAACTGCCCACCGGCCATGAACCCGCCGTCGTAGGTCATGTTGTCCGCGTCAGCGGACTACGTGACATCGAGTTGCGTCACGTAGCTCGCTACGCGAGCAACGTGACCTACAACAGCAAATCAACAATTTACGATATGGGTTCATGGATAGCGTAGCGAAGCGACCCAGGGGTGTGCGGCGCTACCCCGGATTGCTTCCCCCGGTTCAAGCCCGGGGTCGCAATGACGCCGGATTCTGGCTCTTGTAGGTCCAGACTTGTCTGGACGATCTTCGCGGCGTGCGGCAGAAGCGTCCAGACGAGTCTGGACCTACAACAACTTCACAATGACGCGAGAAGCCCCGGTGAGCCGCTGCGCAGCACATCGGGCTACGCAAAGCGACACTGCGGCGCCCTCCCTACCCCGCTTTTCCCGCGCCCCGTTCCCCCTGCCCCCGTGCCCCGTGAATCAATCCGGCAGCAACTCGCGCGCCATCACCACGGCGTCTTCGCGGCGACCGTTGGCGGCGGGGTAATAGTTGGGGCGATGGCCGATCTCGCAGAAGCCACTGCGATGGTAGAGCGAAATCGCCGCCGTATTCGACGGCCTGACCTCGAGAAACACACGCTCTACCTGGTGCCAGCGGGCCAGATCGATCAGCCGACTGAGCAGGCGGCGGCCGTAGCCAGCACCCTGATGCTCCGGCGCCACACAAAGATTCAGGATGTGGGCCTCGCCAGCGGCAGCCGAGAGCACGCCGTAGCCAAGAATGCCGGCCGTGCTCTCCAGCACCCAGAGGCTGTAGCCCGCCTTGAGGCAGTCGCGAAAGACCGCTTCGGTCCACGGAAATTCGTAGGCGCGTACTTCAATGGCCATGATCTCGCGCAGATCGTCGCTGCGCATTGGCCGGATCTGCGGAACCGCCGGCTTGACGACGGCGTTCACCGCTCTGCCAGCCGCTGGCGCAAGCGCCTCCAGAAGGATCGCTTTGCTGCCGGCACTGTGCGCATTTGCTGAAGATCCGGCAAGCTCTCTCCCAGTGCATGCCATTGCGCGATCCAGTGCGCCACATCGGGAACACCCGCGGCCTGCGCCAGTGCGCGTGCCAGTGCCGAGTCCTGACCCGCCCACGCGATTGCCGGCGAGGCAAGCGCCGACTCAATGGTATTGGCGTCGTTTGGCAAGACCCGACGGCGATAGACATCAATCTCCATCGCGGCCAACACCTGGGCCTGAGTGGCACTCAGCGGCCGGTGGGGAAGGTGCTCCAGATCGAGCATGGCGGTCTAGCGCTGAGCCACAACCTGGCGCAGATCCTTGATCAGGCGCCGGGCCAATTCATCCACGGCTGCCGACAGGGCCACCGCGGAGTCCTCCACGCGCGGTCCGGACACCGGCATGCGCAGCAGATAGTCACCCTCGATCAGCGGCAGTTCGGCGCCGTCCAGCTGCAGGCGCAAACGCACACCCATGACCGCTTCGGTCGGCTGGCCCTCGACCAGCACCCGCTCGAAGCGGTAGATGGAGCCGGTCAATCGATAGCCGGTGGTGCGCGGTGACAGCCGGTCGGTGACATAGGCCGACACGCCGGCTGCCGACAACAATTCCTGCAGGCGACGCTGCACCATGACCGGCGGCGGATCGTTCCACAGCTGGTAGTGGTACTGACTGGTCTTCAGGCTGTCCGGATCGTTGGCATAGAGGATCGGACGCTCACCGTGTACGCCATCGGCGCGAAAGTCGGTGACCACCAGCGGCTGGTCCAGCAAGGGCGCCGGCAGCGCTGCCACCGATGATGCCGGAGCGAGCCGGTAATAGCGGAAATCAGGAATGGGCTGGGGTGCACTGCAGCCGGCGAGCAGCAGGCAGAGCGCCGCCAGGGCCAGCGTCAGGCATCGGAGATCAGGGTTGCGGATCATCATTTCTCATCCGGAAGCGAATCGGCCTTTGGCGTGAAGATCAATCGATTGGGCTCCTTGCGGATCTGGCGGCTGAACTCGTCGAAGTGGCGGCTGGCCGACTCCAGGTTGTAGGTAATGGCATCGACACGCTGGGCCATCGCGTCCAGTGTGAAGCGCAGATCAGCAAAGGCCTGCTGGATCTCGGGCCGACTTTCCTTGACGGTGCCATCAAGCTCGGCCAGGATCGAATTCAACTGCTTGCGCGTGGCTTCCAGGTCGCCAGTCAACTGGCGCACATTGGTGGCCGCGGCGCTGGATTCCGACAGCAGGGTTTCAAGATTGCCGCGGTTCGCGGGCCCCAGCATCTTGTCCAGCGAGGCCGCGCTGGAATTCAGCTGGTCGACCAGTTCCACCGCCTTGTCGATCAGCAGCGGCGTACCCTCCTCGAACTTGCCACCGATGGCATCCAGACGCTGGCCGAGTCGATCAACCAGCGGGGTCAGCTTGTCGCGGGTCAAGGAGGTTACCTCGCCGGCGAGCTCGCCGACGGCACCGAACAGATCGGCCGCTTCCTGCCCCTTGATCTCGGCTCCGGGCTCCAGGAAATCCTTGGCCTCGCCTTCCTTGATCGAGATGAACACATCCGAGAGCAAACCCGAGGACATCAGCTGAGCCACCGAATCCTTGGGGATCTGCCAGCCATCCTGCACCGAGAAATCGACCCGGAAGCGGGTGGCATCGGCGTCGCGCTCGGGCGAAATCTTCTCGATCTGGCCGATGCGGAAGCCCTGGTAGAACACCGGCGTGCCGAAGGCCAGGCCGGCCACGTTGCGATAACGAACCAGGTAGTCATCGCTGGGACCGCTGCGCCCGGTGATCACCAGCAGCGCACTCAACAGCAGACCCAGGGCGCCGAGCGCCACCAGACCCGCCAGGAAATAATTGACGTTTTCGCGTTTCACGCGCTGTTGATCCCCAATGTCCGAGTCGATTCTGCCACAGGCGCGGCGTCCTACCGGTCTTCGTCGCTGCCGGTGAGACGCGCCAGATACTCATCCACATTCACTTCCACATGCCGCGGGCGCCGATTCAGCAAGTCCTGAATGCGCTCATTGTCGCTGCCGCGCACCTCGGGCACGGTGCCGGTCATCAGCACCCGGCCCTGATCAAGCACGGTGATCTTGTCGGCAATCTTGAAGGCGCTGTCGAGCTCGTGGGTGACCACGACGATGCTCATGCGCATGGCATCGCGCAGCTTCAGTATGAGTTCGTCAAGTTCAGCCGAGACCACCGGATCAAGGCCCGCCGAGGGTTCGTCGAAGAACAGCAGCTGCGGGTCCATGACGATGGCGCGGGCCAATGCCGCACGCTTGATCATGCCGCCGGAGAGCTGGCTCGGCATCAGGTCCTGGAAACCGCCGAGATTGACCACCTCCAGCTTCAGCCGCGACATGATGCGGATGGTGTTTTCGTCGAGCTTGAAGTGCTCGCGCAGCGGCAAGGCGACGTTGTCGCCCACGCTCATCGAGGTGAACAGCGCGCCGCCCTGGAAGCTGACGCCGATTTCGCGCTTGAAGGCCAGTCGTTGCAACGGCGACAGCCGATTGATGTCGCGCCCGAGCACCTTGATGGAGCCTTCCGCCGGTGTCAGCAGACCGAGCAGATGTCGCAACAGAGTGGACTTGCCCGATCCCGAGCCGCCCATGATCACCCGGATCTCACCGGGCTGAACCAGAAAGTCGACCTGATCGAGAATGCGCCGGCGACCATAGTAGGTGACCAGACCATTGACCTCGATCACCGGATCGCCGGGGTTGATGTCAGCTTGTGCCATGACCGGAGTCTAAGACAGACGCGGTGCTGGTTGTTGGTTCTTGACGCTTGGGAGCAGCACGGGGCACGGGGCACGAGGCACGAGGCACGAGGCACGAGGCACGGGGCACGGGGCACGGGGCACGGGAAAGGCTGCAGGCTTCGAGCTTCATGGGGTCCAGACTTCTCGGGACGCTTCTCATACCCCCGGCCAGGCGCGTCCAGACAAGTCTGGACCTGCAACGGCTCGGGCCGTGCCGGCCTTTCGCCGGCCCCCTGCCCCGTTTCTCTTCCGCTACCCCCACTGAAACTTGTAGCCAATCCCGTACACGGCCTGCAGCGGGTCTACGCCGGCAGCGTCGACGATCTTGCGGCGCAGATTCTTGACATGACTGTCGACGGCGCGTTCGCTGACCTCGTGTTCGTTGTGGTAGACCAGATCCAGCAATTGCGCCCGGCTGTAGACCCGTCCGGGCTGCTCTGACAGGGTCTGCAGCAGCCGGAACTCGATCGGTGTCAGAGCCAGAGGGGCGCCATTGAATCGCGCCTGCAGGGCCTGGTTGTCGATGGACAATCCGGGGGCGCCCACGCCCTGCTGCCACTGCGTTGCACGCCGCAGCAGCGCGCGCAGGCGTGCCGCCAGCTCATCGGGCGAAAACGGCTTGCAGATGTAGTCGTCGGCACCAAGGTCCAGGCCTTGCAGGCGGTCCTCGGCCTCGGCCCTGGCCGTCACCATGATCAGCGGCACGGTCGAGAACTCACGCAACTCACGGCAGATCGAAAACCCGTCGCGTCCCGGCAGATTCAGATCCAGCAGCACCGCATCCGGGGCATAGGCACGCACGAAATCGGCCACCTCGCGGCCGTGGTCGAGCACGTGCACGGCAAAGCCCAGCTCGCCCAGGGTCTCGGCGATCAAGGTAGCCAGGATCGGCTCGTCCTCGACCACCAGCACGCGCCAGTCGGCAGCCCCTGGCGGCCGGGGCCAGGCGCGGGCGGCTTGCTTGTCGGACGACCTGGATCGAGGCAGCAAGATCGATTCGGCTCCTCTGAATCTCCATGATTGGCCTGCATTATGGCGCGACTGGTCAACGGGGGCATCCACACTTGCCGGGATCGCAGGCACGCACGGCAGACGAGCAAGGCTCGGCACGACGCTGGCGCCGGCTGATGCGCAGCGCGCACTGGTGTCTGGTGAGCACCTTGCTGGTCGTGGGCTTGTGTGCCGCCGCCGTCACTGCCCATGCCGACAGCCAGGACGAGCGTCGCGTGCGCACCGGGGCACGGCTGTTCCGGGCGCTGCTGGCGGCAGACATGGACATTGAACGCCGCGTGGGCGACAAGGGTTGGCTGGACATCGGCATTCTGGCCGCCCGCACCGAAGATGCCGATGCGCTGTCGCGACTGATGGTGCCGGTGGATGCACCCGATCAGGCCCTGGTGCGGGGTTATCCGATGCGAGTGCGCCGCTTGCAGACGCTGAGCGACGGGGAACCCGCCCCCGCCGCGGTGTTTCTGGCGAACCGCCTGAGCGACAGCGAACTCGCCGCCCTCATCGACTGGAGTCGGCGACACCATGCATTGCTCTATTCGCCCTATGAAGGCGATGTTGAGCGCGGCGTCATGGCGGGCTTGTCGATCGAGGCCAAGGTGGTGCCCTACGTCAACCAGAGTGCGCTGACGGCGGCGCAGGTTCAGCTCAAGCCCTTCTTCATGAAGGTCGCGAAGGTGCACCCATGATCCGTCGCTATTCCACGATGGTCGGTCTGGCGCTGCTGCTGCTGACGTTGATTCTTGAGCTGGCGCTGGCGGCGAACTGGATCTGGATGGTGCAACCCCGCCTGGATGCCGAGGCCCGCCAGCAGGCCCAGGTGCTGGCGCAATCCCAGGCCATCTCGCTGGCGACGGCCCTGTCGGCGGACAGCCCAGGGGCGCGTTCCCGCCAGCTCAACGAAGTGCTCGACCAGTTGCTGCTGTTGCAGAGCCCGGAACGAGAAGCGCCGTTCTTTGTCGATGTTGCCCTTGAACTGGACTACGACGCGGTTGATGCGCCGGCCGGAAGCCTGGATCGGCGCCTGCAGACAGCCGTGGGCGCGAATTATCTGGTCGAGACCGAACTCTATGGGCGCCAGAGTGGAGAGTTGCTGGGCCTGGCACAGTTTCTCGTGGATGCCGAGTTCTTCTCCAGATTCAGCCGGGACATCCGCAGTCAACTGCTGGCGCAGGGTGTCTTCGTCGCCGCCCTGATGCTGCTGCTCGGCGGATTGCTGGTGACGCTGCTCGGCACCCTGGAGCGCAACAATGCCCGCCGCCAGGCTGCCGAGCGGGCACTGGCGGCACGCGAACTCGAGTTCCGGCGTGAACTGGAGACGGCGCGCGATCAGGCCGAGGCTGCCAATCGCGCCAAGAGTCAGTTCCTGGCCAACATGAGTCACGAGATCCGCACCCCCATGAATGCCGTGATCGGCATGGCCACGCTGCTGCTGCGCTCGCGTCTTGATGCTCGGCAGACCGGCATGTTACGCCAGCTCAATGCTTCGGCGCGGATGTTGCTGGGCGTGATCAATGACATCCTCGATCTGTCACGGATCGAGGCCGGAAAGCTGCGGATCGAGCGCAGCGAGTTTGATCTGGATGAAGTCCTGACCGACCTCGCCGCCGTGGTCGGCGAACGCGCCCGCAACCAGGGTCTGGACCTGCTGTTCCGAACCGCACCCGACGTGCCGACACAACTGGTCGGTGACCAGGCGCGACTGCAGCAACTGCTGGTCAACCTGACTACCAACGCCCTGAAGTTCACCGA
The nucleotide sequence above comes from Rhodanobacteraceae bacterium. Encoded proteins:
- a CDS encoding MCE family protein; amino-acid sequence: MKRENVNYFLAGLVALGALGLLLSALLVITGRSGPSDDYLVRYRNVAGLAFGTPVFYQGFRIGQIEKISPERDADATRFRVDFSVQDGWQIPKDSVAQLMSSGLLSDVFISIKEGEAKDFLEPGAEIKGQEAADLFGAVGELAGEVTSLTRDKLTPLVDRLGQRLDAIGGKFEEGTPLLIDKAVELVDQLNSSAASLDKMLGPANRGNLETLLSESSAAATNVRQLTGDLEATRKQLNSILAELDGTVKESRPEIQQAFADLRFTLDAMAQRVDAITYNLESASRHFDEFSRQIRKEPNRLIFTPKADSLPDEK
- a CDS encoding membrane integrity-associated transporter subunit PqiC — translated: MMIRNPDLRCLTLALAALCLLLAGCSAPQPIPDFRYYRLAPASSVAALPAPLLDQPLVVTDFRADGVHGERPILYANDPDSLKTSQYHYQLWNDPPPVMVQRRLQELLSAAGVSAYVTDRLSPRTTGYRLTGSIYRFERVLVEGQPTEAVMGVRLRLQLDGAELPLIEGDYLLRMPVSGPRVEDSAVALSAAVDELARRLIKDLRQVVAQR
- a CDS encoding response regulator, yielding MLVVEDEPILATLIAETLGELGFAVHVLDHGREVADFVRAYAPDAVLLDLNLPGRDGFSICRELREFSTVPLIMVTARAEAEDRLQGLDLGADDYICKPFSPDELAARLRALLRRATQWQQGVGAPGLSIDNQALQARFNGAPLALTPIEFRLLQTLSEQPGRVYSRAQLLDLVYHNEHEVSERAVDSHVKNLRRKIVDAAGVDPLQAVYGIGYKFQWG
- a CDS encoding DUF4154 domain-containing protein, giving the protein MIGLHYGATGQRGHPHLPGSQARTADEQGSARRWRRLMRSAHWCLVSTLLVVGLCAAAVTAHADSQDERRVRTGARLFRALLAADMDIERRVGDKGWLDIGILAARTEDADALSRLMVPVDAPDQALVRGYPMRVRRLQTLSDGEPAPAAVFLANRLSDSELAALIDWSRRHHALLYSPYEGDVERGVMAGLSIEAKVVPYVNQSALTAAQVQLKPFFMKVAKVHP
- the rimI gene encoding ribosomal protein S18-alanine N-acetyltransferase; its protein translation is MACTGRELAGSSANAHSAGSKAILLEALAPAAGRAVNAVVKPAVPQIRPMRSDDLREIMAIEVRAYEFPWTEAVFRDCLKAGYSLWVLESTAGILGYGVLSAAAGEAHILNLCVAPEHQGAGYGRRLLSRLIDLARWHQVERVFLEVRPSNTAAISLYHRSGFCEIGHRPNYYPAANGRREDAVVMARELLPD
- a CDS encoding ATP-binding cassette domain-containing protein, with the translated sequence MAQADINPGDPVIEVNGLVTYYGRRRILDQVDFLVQPGEIRVIMGGSGSGKSTLLRHLLGLLTPAEGSIKVLGRDINRLSPLQRLAFKREIGVSFQGGALFTSMSVGDNVALPLREHFKLDENTIRIMSRLKLEVVNLGGFQDLMPSQLSGGMIKRAALARAIVMDPQLLFFDEPSAGLDPVVSAELDELILKLRDAMRMSIVVVTHELDSAFKIADKITVLDQGRVLMTGTVPEVRGSDNERIQDLLNRRPRHVEVNVDEYLARLTGSDEDR